In Modestobacter versicolor, a single genomic region encodes these proteins:
- a CDS encoding FAD binding domain-containing protein, with protein MIPAPFDYVKVTSVEEALEALAEHGEDAKLLAGGHSLLPIMKLRLAVPTALIDISGISELSYVRVEGDEVAIGATTRHHELERSAVALAEVPLLPHVAGRVGDPQVRHRGTLGGTVAHSDPASDLPTALLALGGTVVVQGPAGRREIPVTEFWLGFFETALSPDELVVEIRVPRTGAAGWGYEKFTRRENDWPIVAAAAVQGRVALANMAGAVVRASATEAALAGGASIADAAALADEGTSPNSDMHADADYRRHLARLLTRRALEKAAA; from the coding sequence ATGATCCCGGCGCCGTTCGACTACGTGAAGGTGACCTCGGTCGAGGAGGCGCTGGAGGCGCTGGCCGAGCACGGTGAGGACGCCAAGCTGCTGGCCGGCGGGCACTCGCTGCTGCCGATCATGAAGCTGCGGCTGGCGGTGCCGACCGCGCTGATCGACATCAGCGGCATCTCCGAGCTGTCCTACGTCCGGGTCGAGGGTGACGAGGTGGCCATCGGCGCCACCACCCGGCACCACGAGCTGGAGCGCTCGGCGGTGGCCCTCGCCGAGGTGCCGTTGCTGCCGCACGTCGCCGGCCGGGTCGGCGACCCGCAGGTGCGGCACCGGGGCACCCTCGGGGGCACCGTGGCGCACAGCGACCCCGCCTCCGACCTGCCCACCGCACTGCTCGCGCTCGGCGGCACCGTCGTCGTCCAGGGGCCGGCCGGTCGCCGGGAGATCCCGGTGACCGAGTTCTGGCTGGGCTTCTTCGAGACGGCGCTGTCACCCGACGAGCTGGTCGTCGAGATCCGGGTGCCGCGCACCGGTGCGGCCGGGTGGGGGTACGAGAAGTTCACCCGCCGGGAGAACGACTGGCCGATCGTCGCCGCAGCCGCGGTGCAGGGCCGGGTGGCGCTGGCCAACATGGCCGGGGCCGTCGTCCGGGCCAGCGCGACCGAGGCGGCGCTGGCCGGCGGTGCCTCGATCGCCGACGCCGCCGCACTGGCCGACGAGGGCACCTCGCCGAACTCGGACATGCACGCCGACGCCGACTACCGCCGTCACCTGGCCCGGCTGCTCACCCGCCGAGCCCTGGAGAAGGCCGCCGCCTGA
- a CDS encoding sulfate adenylyltransferase subunit 1: protein MAAPIDVHSAAAEAAAEIAHARKDILRIATAGSVDDGKSTLIGRLLFDSKAVFEDQYAAIERASKGDYVDLALLTDGLRAEREQGITIDVAYRYFTTPRRTFILADTPGHVQYTRNMVTGASTADLAIVLVDARKGMVEQSRRHAFLASLLRVPHLVVAVNKMDLVDWSEEVYEGIRDEFSAFAAKLDVPDLTVVPIAALQGDNVVTRSANMPWYQGASLLHHLEHVHVASDRNLVDTRFPVQYVIRPQSDAFHDYRGYAGRVAAGVLRPGDEVQVLPSGLTTTVAAIDGPDGPVDAAFPPMSVTVRLADDLDVSRGDLICRPHNAPHVTQDLDALVCWMADTPLVPRMRLAVKHTTRTVRAMVKELQYRLDVNTLHREPDAPSLGLNDIGRVRLRTTQPLFVDDYHRNRVTGRFILIDEATNATVGAGMLTPAG, encoded by the coding sequence ATGGCCGCCCCCATCGACGTCCACTCCGCAGCCGCCGAGGCCGCCGCGGAGATCGCGCACGCCCGCAAGGACATCCTGCGGATCGCCACCGCCGGCTCGGTCGACGACGGCAAGAGCACCCTGATCGGCCGGCTGCTGTTCGACAGCAAGGCCGTGTTCGAGGACCAGTACGCCGCCATCGAGCGGGCCAGCAAGGGCGACTACGTCGACCTGGCGCTGCTCACCGACGGGCTGCGGGCCGAGCGCGAGCAGGGCATCACCATCGACGTGGCCTACCGGTACTTCACCACCCCGCGGCGCACGTTCATCCTCGCCGACACCCCGGGGCACGTGCAGTACACCCGGAACATGGTCACCGGCGCCTCCACCGCCGACCTGGCGATCGTGCTGGTCGACGCCCGCAAGGGCATGGTCGAGCAGAGCCGCCGGCACGCCTTCCTGGCGTCGCTGCTGCGGGTGCCGCACCTGGTGGTGGCGGTCAACAAGATGGACCTCGTCGACTGGTCGGAGGAGGTCTACGAGGGCATCCGCGACGAGTTCTCCGCCTTCGCCGCCAAGCTCGACGTCCCCGACCTCACCGTGGTGCCCATCGCGGCGCTGCAGGGCGACAACGTGGTGACCCGCTCGGCGAACATGCCCTGGTACCAGGGCGCCTCCCTGCTGCACCACCTCGAGCACGTGCACGTGGCCAGCGATCGCAACCTGGTCGACACCCGGTTCCCGGTGCAGTACGTGATCCGGCCGCAGTCCGACGCCTTCCACGACTACCGCGGCTACGCCGGCCGGGTGGCCGCCGGCGTGCTCCGGCCCGGCGACGAGGTGCAGGTGCTGCCCAGCGGCCTGACGACGACGGTCGCCGCGATCGACGGCCCGGACGGCCCGGTGGACGCCGCCTTCCCGCCCATGTCGGTCACCGTGCGGCTCGCCGACGACCTCGACGTCTCCCGCGGCGATCTGATCTGCCGGCCGCACAACGCCCCGCACGTCACCCAGGACCTCGACGCGCTGGTCTGCTGGATGGCCGACACCCCGCTGGTGCCCCGGATGCGGCTGGCGGTCAAGCACACCACCCGCACGGTGCGCGCCATGGTGAAGGAGCTGCAGTACCGGCTGGACGTCAACACCCTGCACCGGGAGCCCGACGCCCCGAGCCTCGGCCTCAACGACATCGGCCGGGTGCGGCTGCGCACCACCCAGCCGCTGTTCGTCGACGACTACCACCGCAACCGGGTGACCGGCCGGTTCATCCTCATCGACGAGGCGACCAACGCCACCGTCGGCGCCGGGATGCTCACCCCCGCCGGCTGA
- the cysD gene encoding sulfate adenylyltransferase subunit CysD, translating to MTTADHRLTQLQTLEAESIHVLREVAAESERPVLLFSGGKDSIVMLELARKAFAPARIPFPVMHVDTGLNFPEVLEFRDKRVAELGVDLVVASVPDAIAAGTVREEPNGSRNRIQTPVLLDAVEQHGFTALFGGARRDEDKARAKERVFSFRDEFGQWDPKNQRPELWDLYNGRTHLGESIRVFPLSNWTELDIWGYIAQEEIAIPQLYLARERDVVDRQGMLYAVNEFITPRDGEQVLRESVRYRTVGDANLTAAVRSTATNVEEVIAEIAVTRLTERGATRGDDKVSDAAMEDRKKEGYF from the coding sequence GTGACCACCGCCGACCACCGGCTCACCCAGCTGCAGACGCTGGAGGCCGAGTCCATCCACGTGCTGCGCGAGGTGGCCGCCGAGTCCGAGCGGCCGGTGCTGCTCTTCTCCGGCGGCAAGGACTCCATCGTGATGCTGGAGCTCGCCCGCAAGGCCTTCGCCCCGGCCCGCATCCCGTTCCCGGTGATGCACGTCGACACCGGGCTGAACTTCCCCGAGGTGCTGGAGTTCCGCGACAAGCGGGTCGCCGAGCTGGGCGTGGACCTGGTCGTCGCGTCGGTACCGGACGCCATCGCCGCCGGCACGGTGCGCGAGGAGCCCAACGGCTCGCGCAACCGGATCCAGACCCCGGTGCTGCTGGACGCCGTCGAGCAGCACGGCTTCACCGCACTCTTCGGTGGTGCGCGGCGCGACGAGGACAAGGCGCGGGCCAAGGAGCGGGTGTTCTCCTTCCGCGACGAGTTCGGCCAGTGGGACCCGAAGAACCAGCGCCCCGAGCTCTGGGACCTCTACAACGGCCGCACCCACCTCGGCGAGTCGATCCGGGTGTTCCCGCTGTCCAACTGGACCGAGCTGGACATCTGGGGCTACATCGCCCAGGAGGAGATCGCGATCCCGCAGCTCTACCTGGCCAGGGAGCGCGACGTCGTCGACCGGCAGGGGATGCTCTACGCGGTCAACGAGTTCATCACGCCCCGCGACGGCGAGCAGGTGCTGCGGGAGAGCGTCCGGTACCGCACCGTCGGCGACGCCAACCTGACCGCCGCCGTCCGCTCGACGGCGACCAACGTCGAGGAGGTCATCGCCGAGATCGCGGTGACCCGGCTGACCGAGCGCGGCGCCACCCGCGGCGACGACAAGGTCAGCGACGCCGCCATGGAGGACCGCAAGAAGGAGGGGTACTTCTGA